TGAGAAATCACCAGGTCTACCGGGAGTTCCACCGCGACGCCCCCCGCGCGGGCGCGCCGGAGGAAGTCCCGCGCAAACCCGACGCTTTCTTCATCTACCAGGGAATTCCCCAGCCCGTACCCTTCTGCCCGCAGGAAGGTATTCGCCATCCCGCCTCCCAGCAGAAGCTGGTCGACCTTGCCGAGGAGATTCTCCAGCACCCCGATCTTATCAGAGATCTTGGCCCCTCCGAGAACGGCCGCAAAGGGATGTTCGGGATCGGTCAAAATCCGGCCCAGGGCGTTAACCTCTTTTTCCATTAAAAAACCAGCCACGGCAGGAAGAAACTCCGCCACCCCGGCCGTCGACGCATGAGCCCGGTGCGCGGTGCCGAAAGCGTCGTTCGCATAGATGTCGGCCAGGGAGGCCAGTTTTCGTGCAAATTCGCGGTCATTGCCCTCTTCCTCGGGATGGAAGCGCAGGTTCTCCAGTAAAAGGACATCGCCTGGACGGAGCCGCGCCACGGCGGCTTCCACGGCAGGTCCGACGCAATCATCCACCTTCTGCACTTCTTTCCCCAGCATTTCCCCCAGCTTCCGGGCTACCTCGTTCATGCGGAGTTTTTCTGCAACCTTTCCCTTAGGCCGGCCCAGGTGGCTCATTAAAATAACC
The Bacillota bacterium DNA segment above includes these coding regions:
- a CDS encoding phosphoglycerate kinase, whose amino-acid sequence is MSPKAIVARRLRGKFNLKTIKDLDVREKRVLVRVDFNVPLDEAGKITDDTRISATLPTIRYLLDQGAKVILMSHLGRPKGKVAEKLRMNEVARKLGEMLGKEVQKVDDCVGPAVEAAVARLRPGDVLLLENLRFHPEEEGNDREFARKLASLADIYANDAFGTAHRAHASTAGVAEFLPAVAGFLMEKEVNALGRILTDPEHPFAAVLGGAKISDKIGVLENLLGKVDQLLLGGGMANTFLRAEGYGLGNSLVDEESVGFARDFLRRARAGGVAVELPVDLVISQNSGAGETRIVSPGEVPEGWRALDIGPRTTEHFTRLIQKAKTVFWNGPLGVFEQPEFARGSEAVARALARPGLTSVVGGGDTLAVLERTGVAGLVTHASTGGGASLEFLEGKELPGVAVLAKN